One window of the Acinonyx jubatus isolate Ajub_Pintada_27869175 chromosome A2, VMU_Ajub_asm_v1.0, whole genome shotgun sequence genome contains the following:
- the PCSK4 gene encoding proprotein convertase subtilisin/kexin type 4 isoform X4, protein MTPASRGLAARARPRPRTPAPQRACRFTQIFPDGQYFHLRHRGVVQQSLSPHWGHRLRLKKDPKVQWFEQQTLRRRVKRSVVVPTDPWFSKQWYMNNKVRPDLNVLQVWSQGLSGRGIVISVLDDGIEKDHPDLWANYDPLASYDFNDYDPDPQPRYTPGDENRHGTRCAGEVAAIANNGFCGAGVAYNARIGGVRMLDGTITDVIEAQSLSLQPQHIHIYSASWGPEDDGRTVDGPGVLTREAFRRGVTKGRGGLGTLFVWASGNGGLHYDNCNCDGYTNSVYTLSVGSTTREGRAPWYSEACASTLTTTYSSGVATDPQIVTTDLHHRCTDKHTGTSASAPLAAGMIALALEANPFLTWRDMQHLVVRASRPAQLQAEDWRTNGVGRQVSHHYGYGLLDARLLVDMARTWLPTQRQQKCVIEIVHTPTPAEGALTARTAPSPILPLTQVRRNVSACAGRANHIRSLEHVQVQLSLSYSRRGDLEISLTSPMGTRSTLVAIRPLDVSGQGYNNWIFMSTHFWDEDPRGPWTLGLENKGYYFNTGTLYRYTLLLYGTAEDMTARPPGPQVTSSACVQRDTEGPCQERHGPAHVLGHLRLSYCPPRYLGHTRQAVTAGPGRSRPVRLLEPPRLLLHLPRPLPAPLHCLPPRPPRWTSVAAPAQDPSLPAASPQPAAVAHPGRHRGRARAVVLAPLAVAFGSPSLRSVLAVGCPPLCAGAPPATTPGPAAGRDLETPE, encoded by the exons ATGACACCGGCGAGCCGGGGCCTGGCAGCCCGAGCTCGACCGCGGCCCCGCACACCTGCCCCGCAGCGCGCGTGCCGCTTTACCCAG ATCTTTCCTGACGGGCAGTACTTCCACCTGAGGCACCGGGGCGTGGTCCAGCAGTCCCTGAGCCCACACTGGGGCCATCGCCTGCGCCTGAAAAAAGACCCCAAG GTGCAGTGGTTCGAGCAGCAGACGCTGCGGCGGCGTGTCAAGCGCTCGGTGGTGGTGCCCACGGACCCCTGGTTCTCCAAGCAGTGGTACATG AACAACAAGGTGCGGCCGGACCTGAACGTCCTGCAGGTCTGGAGCCAGGGGCTGTCAGGCCGGGGCATTGTGATCTCTGTCCTGGACGATGGCATCGAGAAGGACCACCCGGACCTCTGGGCCAACTAC GACCCCCTGGCCAGCTACGACTTCAATGACTACGACCCAGACCCCCAGCCGCGATACACGCCCGGCGACGAGAACCG GCACGGGACCCGCTGTGCCGGGGAAGTGGCCGCAATCGCAAACAACGGGTTCTGTGGAGCGGGTGTCGCCTACAATGCCCGGATCGGAG GTGTGCGCATGCTGGACGGCACCATCACGGACGTCATCGAGGCCCAGTCGCTGAGCCTGCAGCCGCAGCACATCCACATCTACAGCGCCAGCTGGGGCCCCGAGGACGACGGCCGCACGGTGGATGGCCCGGGCGTCCTCACCCGCGAGGCCTTCAGGCGCGGCGTGACCAAG GGCCGCGGTGGGCTGGGCACTCTCTTCGTCTGGGCGTCGGGCAACGGCGGCCTGCACTACGACAATTGCAACTGCGACGGCTACACCAACAGCGTGTACACGCTCTCCGTGGGCAGCACCACCCGCGAGGGCCGCGCGCCCTGGTACAGCGAGGCCTGCGCCTCCACGCTCACCACCACCTACAGCAGCGGCGTGGCCACCGACCCGCAGATC GTCACCACGGATCTGCACCACCGGTGCACGGACAAACACACGGGCACCTCGGCGTCGGCCCCGCTGGCCGCGGGCATGATCGCCCTGGCTCTGGAGGCCAA CCCGTTCTTGACATGGAGGGATATGCAGCACTTGGTGGTCCGTGCGTCCAGACCCGCGCAGCTCCAGGCTGAGGACTGGAGGACCAACGGCGTGGGGCGCCAAG TGAGCCACCACTATGGCTATGGGCTGCTGGATGCCAGGTTGCTGGTGGACATGGCTCGAACGTGGCTGCCCACACAGCGCCAGCAGAAGTGCGTCATTGAGATCGTACACACCCCCAC gcccGCAGAAGGGGCGCTCACAGCCCGCACCGCCCCCAGCCCCATCTTGCCGCTGACGCAAGTGAGGAGGAACGTGTCGGCGTGCGCTGGCCGAGCCAACCACATCCGCTCGCTGGAGCACGTGCAGGTGCAGCTCTCACTGTCCTACAGTCGCCGTGGGGACCTGGAGATCTCGCTCACGAGCCCCATGGGCACCCGCTCCACGCTCGTGGCCATCAG acCCTTGGACGTCAGCGGCCAAGGCTACAACAACTGGATCTTTATGTCCACCCACTTCTGGGACGAGGACCCGCGGGGCCCGTGGACGCTGGGCCTGGAAAACAAGGGCTACTACTTCAACACGG GGACGCTGTACCGCTACACGCTGCTGCTCTACGGGACGGCCGAGGACATGACGGCGCGGCCCCCGGGCCCCCAGGTGACCAGCAGCGCGTGCGTGCAGCGGGACACAGAGGGGCCGTGCCAGG AACGCCACGGCCCCGCCCACGTCCTCGGCCACCTCCGCCTCTCCTACTGCCCGCCCAGGTACCTCGGCCACACCCGGCAGGCGGTGACCGCTGGGCCTGGCCGCTCCCGCCCTGTGCGTCTGCTCGAGCCGCCGCGCCTCCTGCTACACCTGCCTCGGCCGCTCCCTGCTCCCCTGCACTGCCTGCCCCCCCGGCCTCCACGCTGGACGAGCGTCGCGGCTCCTGCTCAGGACCCGTCCCTCCCAGCGGCCTCCCCGCAGCCCGCCGCAGTCGCCCACCCCGGCCGCCACCGCGGCCGAGCCCGGGCCGTGGTACTGGCCCCGCTGGCCGTGGCCTTCGGGAGCCCCTCACTCCGCAGCGTCCTCGCTGTAGGCTGCCCACCGCTGTGTGCGGGggccccccccgccaccaccccaGGTCCAGCTGCTGGCCGGGACCTAGAGACACCTGAGTAG
- the PCSK4 gene encoding proprotein convertase subtilisin/kexin type 4 isoform X5 codes for MRPAWTALWLRLALALGLALVGPLPVGWSSARVPIYVSSWAVRVSQGYREAERLARKFGFVYLGQIFPDGQYFHLRHRGVVQQSLSPHWGHRLRLKKDPKVQWFEQQTLRRRVKRSVVVPTDPWFSKQWYMNNKVRPDLNVLQVWSQGLSGRGIVISVLDDGIEKDHPDLWANYDPLASYDFNDYDPDPQPRYTPGDENRHGTRCAGEVAAIANNGFCGAGVAYNARIGGVRMLDGTITDVIEAQSLSLQPQHIHIYSASWGPEDDGRTVDGPGVLTREAFRRGVTKGRGGLGTLFVWASGNGGLHYDNCNCDGYTNSVYTLSVGSTTREGRAPWYSEACASTLTTTYSSGVATDPQIVTTDLHHRCTDKHTGTSASAPLAAGMIALALEANPFLTWRDMQHLVVRASRPAQLQAEDWRTNGVGRQVSHHYGYGLLDARLLVDMARTWLPTQRQQKCVIEIVHTPTPAEGALTARTAPSPILPLTQVRRNVSACAGRANHIRSLEHVQVQLSLSYSRRGDLEISLTSPMGTRSTLVAIRCRGGVPGPVAAALSFLGCGQCAVGSGGGSAQAGHPTRSPLGSPANSRARPCRPHCPRGFEAPSPPPPTLPPAPDPWTSAAKATTTGSLCPPTSGTRTRGARGRWAWKTRATTSTRGRCTATRCCSTGRPRT; via the exons atGCGGCCCGCCTGGACTGCGCTCTGGCTACGCCTTGCCTTGGCTCTGGGCCTGGCCCTCGTTGGCCCCCTGCCTGTGGGGTGGTCCTCGGCCCGGGTCCCCATCTATGTCAGCAGCTGGGCCGTGCGGGTGTCCCAGGGTTACCGGGAGGCCGAGCGCCTGGCGCGCAAATTCGGCTTCGTCTacctggggcag ATCTTTCCTGACGGGCAGTACTTCCACCTGAGGCACCGGGGCGTGGTCCAGCAGTCCCTGAGCCCACACTGGGGCCATCGCCTGCGCCTGAAAAAAGACCCCAAG GTGCAGTGGTTCGAGCAGCAGACGCTGCGGCGGCGTGTCAAGCGCTCGGTGGTGGTGCCCACGGACCCCTGGTTCTCCAAGCAGTGGTACATG AACAACAAGGTGCGGCCGGACCTGAACGTCCTGCAGGTCTGGAGCCAGGGGCTGTCAGGCCGGGGCATTGTGATCTCTGTCCTGGACGATGGCATCGAGAAGGACCACCCGGACCTCTGGGCCAACTAC GACCCCCTGGCCAGCTACGACTTCAATGACTACGACCCAGACCCCCAGCCGCGATACACGCCCGGCGACGAGAACCG GCACGGGACCCGCTGTGCCGGGGAAGTGGCCGCAATCGCAAACAACGGGTTCTGTGGAGCGGGTGTCGCCTACAATGCCCGGATCGGAG GTGTGCGCATGCTGGACGGCACCATCACGGACGTCATCGAGGCCCAGTCGCTGAGCCTGCAGCCGCAGCACATCCACATCTACAGCGCCAGCTGGGGCCCCGAGGACGACGGCCGCACGGTGGATGGCCCGGGCGTCCTCACCCGCGAGGCCTTCAGGCGCGGCGTGACCAAG GGCCGCGGTGGGCTGGGCACTCTCTTCGTCTGGGCGTCGGGCAACGGCGGCCTGCACTACGACAATTGCAACTGCGACGGCTACACCAACAGCGTGTACACGCTCTCCGTGGGCAGCACCACCCGCGAGGGCCGCGCGCCCTGGTACAGCGAGGCCTGCGCCTCCACGCTCACCACCACCTACAGCAGCGGCGTGGCCACCGACCCGCAGATC GTCACCACGGATCTGCACCACCGGTGCACGGACAAACACACGGGCACCTCGGCGTCGGCCCCGCTGGCCGCGGGCATGATCGCCCTGGCTCTGGAGGCCAA CCCGTTCTTGACATGGAGGGATATGCAGCACTTGGTGGTCCGTGCGTCCAGACCCGCGCAGCTCCAGGCTGAGGACTGGAGGACCAACGGCGTGGGGCGCCAAG TGAGCCACCACTATGGCTATGGGCTGCTGGATGCCAGGTTGCTGGTGGACATGGCTCGAACGTGGCTGCCCACACAGCGCCAGCAGAAGTGCGTCATTGAGATCGTACACACCCCCAC gcccGCAGAAGGGGCGCTCACAGCCCGCACCGCCCCCAGCCCCATCTTGCCGCTGACGCAAGTGAGGAGGAACGTGTCGGCGTGCGCTGGCCGAGCCAACCACATCCGCTCGCTGGAGCACGTGCAGGTGCAGCTCTCACTGTCCTACAGTCGCCGTGGGGACCTGGAGATCTCGCTCACGAGCCCCATGGGCACCCGCTCCACGCTCGTGGCCATCAGGTGCAGGGGTGGGGTACCTGGCCCCGTGGCAGCCGCTCTGTCCTTCCTCGGGTGTGGGCAGTGTGCtgtggggtcggggggggggtcTGCTCAGGCCGGACACCCGACACGCTCCCCTCTCGGGAGCCCTGCCAACAGCCGTGCTCGGCCCTGCAGACCCCACTGTCCTCGGGGCTTTGaagccccctctccacccccacccaccctccctcctgccccagacCCTTGGACGTCAGCGGCCAAGGCTACAACAACTGGATCTTTATGTCCACCCACTTCTGGGACGAGGACCCGCGGGGCCCGTGGACGCTGGGCCTGGAAAACAAGGGCTACTACTTCAACACGG GGACGCTGTACCGCTACACGCTGCTGCTCTACGGGACGGCCGAGGACATGA
- the PCSK4 gene encoding proprotein convertase subtilisin/kexin type 4 isoform X9, producing the protein MRPAWTALWLRLALALGLALVGPLPVGWSSARVPIYVSSWAVRVSQGYREAERLARKFGFVYLGQIFPDGQYFHLRHRGVVQQSLSPHWGHRLRLKKDPKVQWFEQQTLRRRVKRSVVVPTDPWFSKQWYMNNKVRPDLNVLQVWSQGLSGRGIVISVLDDGIEKDHPDLWANYDPLASYDFNDYDPDPQPRYTPGDENRHGTRCAGEVAAIANNGFCGAGVAYNARIGGVRMLDGTITDVIEAQSLSLQPQHIHIYSASWGPEDDGRTVDGPGVLTREAFRRGVTKGRGGLGTLFVWASGNGGLHYDNCNCDGYTNSVYTLSVGSTTREGRAPWYSEACASTLTTTYSSGVATDPQIVTTDLHHRCTDKHTGTSASAPLAAGMIALALEANPFLTWRDMQHLVVRASRPAQLQAEDWRTNGVGRQVSHHYGYGLLDARLLVDMARTWLPTQRQQKCVIEIVHTPTPILPLTQVRRNVSACAGRANHIRSLEHVQVQLSLSYSRRGDLEISLTSPMGTRSTLVAIRDAVPLHAAALRDGRGHDGAAPGPPGDQQRVRAAGHRGAVPG; encoded by the exons atGCGGCCCGCCTGGACTGCGCTCTGGCTACGCCTTGCCTTGGCTCTGGGCCTGGCCCTCGTTGGCCCCCTGCCTGTGGGGTGGTCCTCGGCCCGGGTCCCCATCTATGTCAGCAGCTGGGCCGTGCGGGTGTCCCAGGGTTACCGGGAGGCCGAGCGCCTGGCGCGCAAATTCGGCTTCGTCTacctggggcag ATCTTTCCTGACGGGCAGTACTTCCACCTGAGGCACCGGGGCGTGGTCCAGCAGTCCCTGAGCCCACACTGGGGCCATCGCCTGCGCCTGAAAAAAGACCCCAAG GTGCAGTGGTTCGAGCAGCAGACGCTGCGGCGGCGTGTCAAGCGCTCGGTGGTGGTGCCCACGGACCCCTGGTTCTCCAAGCAGTGGTACATG AACAACAAGGTGCGGCCGGACCTGAACGTCCTGCAGGTCTGGAGCCAGGGGCTGTCAGGCCGGGGCATTGTGATCTCTGTCCTGGACGATGGCATCGAGAAGGACCACCCGGACCTCTGGGCCAACTAC GACCCCCTGGCCAGCTACGACTTCAATGACTACGACCCAGACCCCCAGCCGCGATACACGCCCGGCGACGAGAACCG GCACGGGACCCGCTGTGCCGGGGAAGTGGCCGCAATCGCAAACAACGGGTTCTGTGGAGCGGGTGTCGCCTACAATGCCCGGATCGGAG GTGTGCGCATGCTGGACGGCACCATCACGGACGTCATCGAGGCCCAGTCGCTGAGCCTGCAGCCGCAGCACATCCACATCTACAGCGCCAGCTGGGGCCCCGAGGACGACGGCCGCACGGTGGATGGCCCGGGCGTCCTCACCCGCGAGGCCTTCAGGCGCGGCGTGACCAAG GGCCGCGGTGGGCTGGGCACTCTCTTCGTCTGGGCGTCGGGCAACGGCGGCCTGCACTACGACAATTGCAACTGCGACGGCTACACCAACAGCGTGTACACGCTCTCCGTGGGCAGCACCACCCGCGAGGGCCGCGCGCCCTGGTACAGCGAGGCCTGCGCCTCCACGCTCACCACCACCTACAGCAGCGGCGTGGCCACCGACCCGCAGATC GTCACCACGGATCTGCACCACCGGTGCACGGACAAACACACGGGCACCTCGGCGTCGGCCCCGCTGGCCGCGGGCATGATCGCCCTGGCTCTGGAGGCCAA CCCGTTCTTGACATGGAGGGATATGCAGCACTTGGTGGTCCGTGCGTCCAGACCCGCGCAGCTCCAGGCTGAGGACTGGAGGACCAACGGCGTGGGGCGCCAAG TGAGCCACCACTATGGCTATGGGCTGCTGGATGCCAGGTTGCTGGTGGACATGGCTCGAACGTGGCTGCCCACACAGCGCCAGCAGAAGTGCGTCATTGAGATCGTACACACCCCCAC CCCCATCTTGCCGCTGACGCAAGTGAGGAGGAACGTGTCGGCGTGCGCTGGCCGAGCCAACCACATCCGCTCGCTGGAGCACGTGCAGGTGCAGCTCTCACTGTCCTACAGTCGCCGTGGGGACCTGGAGATCTCGCTCACGAGCCCCATGGGCACCCGCTCCACGCTCGTGGCCATCAG GGACGCTGTACCGCTACACGCTGCTGCTCTACGGGACGGCCGAGGACATGACGGCGCGGCCCCCGGGCCCCCAGGTGACCAGCAGCGCGTGCGTGCAGCGGGACACAGAGGGGCCGTGCCAGGGTGA
- the PCSK4 gene encoding proprotein convertase subtilisin/kexin type 4 isoform X2, giving the protein MRPAWTALWLRLALALGLALVGPLPVGWSSARVPIYVSSWAVRVSQGYREAERLARKFGFVYLGQIFPDGQYFHLRHRGVVQQSLSPHWGHRLRLKKDPKVQWFEQQTLRRRVKRSVVVPTDPWFSKQWYMNNKVRPDLNVLQVWSQGLSGRGIVISVLDDGIEKDHPDLWANYDPLASYDFNDYDPDPQPRYTPGDENRHGTRCAGEVAAIANNGFCGAGVAYNARIGGVRMLDGTITDVIEAQSLSLQPQHIHIYSASWGPEDDGRTVDGPGVLTREAFRRGVTKGRGGLGTLFVWASGNGGLHYDNCNCDGYTNSVYTLSVGSTTREGRAPWYSEACASTLTTTYSSGVATDPQIVTTDLHHRCTDKHTGTSASAPLAAGMIALALEANPFLTWRDMQHLVVRASRPAQLQAEDWRTNGVGRQVSHHYGYGLLDARLLVDMARTWLPTQRQQKCVIEIVHTPTPILPLTQVRRNVSACAGRANHIRSLEHVQVQLSLSYSRRGDLEISLTSPMGTRSTLVAIRPLDVSGQGYNNWIFMSTHFWDEDPRGPWTLGLENKGYYFNTGTLYRYTLLLYGTAEDMTARPPGPQVTSSACVQRDTEGPCQERHGPAHVLGHLRLSYCPPRYLGHTRQAVTAGPGRSRPVRLLEPPRLLLHLPRPLPAPLHCLPPRPPRWTSVAAPAQDPSLPAASPQPAAVAHPGRHRGRARAVVLAPLAVAFGSPSLRSVLAVGCPPLCAGAPPATTPGPAAGRDLETPE; this is encoded by the exons atGCGGCCCGCCTGGACTGCGCTCTGGCTACGCCTTGCCTTGGCTCTGGGCCTGGCCCTCGTTGGCCCCCTGCCTGTGGGGTGGTCCTCGGCCCGGGTCCCCATCTATGTCAGCAGCTGGGCCGTGCGGGTGTCCCAGGGTTACCGGGAGGCCGAGCGCCTGGCGCGCAAATTCGGCTTCGTCTacctggggcag ATCTTTCCTGACGGGCAGTACTTCCACCTGAGGCACCGGGGCGTGGTCCAGCAGTCCCTGAGCCCACACTGGGGCCATCGCCTGCGCCTGAAAAAAGACCCCAAG GTGCAGTGGTTCGAGCAGCAGACGCTGCGGCGGCGTGTCAAGCGCTCGGTGGTGGTGCCCACGGACCCCTGGTTCTCCAAGCAGTGGTACATG AACAACAAGGTGCGGCCGGACCTGAACGTCCTGCAGGTCTGGAGCCAGGGGCTGTCAGGCCGGGGCATTGTGATCTCTGTCCTGGACGATGGCATCGAGAAGGACCACCCGGACCTCTGGGCCAACTAC GACCCCCTGGCCAGCTACGACTTCAATGACTACGACCCAGACCCCCAGCCGCGATACACGCCCGGCGACGAGAACCG GCACGGGACCCGCTGTGCCGGGGAAGTGGCCGCAATCGCAAACAACGGGTTCTGTGGAGCGGGTGTCGCCTACAATGCCCGGATCGGAG GTGTGCGCATGCTGGACGGCACCATCACGGACGTCATCGAGGCCCAGTCGCTGAGCCTGCAGCCGCAGCACATCCACATCTACAGCGCCAGCTGGGGCCCCGAGGACGACGGCCGCACGGTGGATGGCCCGGGCGTCCTCACCCGCGAGGCCTTCAGGCGCGGCGTGACCAAG GGCCGCGGTGGGCTGGGCACTCTCTTCGTCTGGGCGTCGGGCAACGGCGGCCTGCACTACGACAATTGCAACTGCGACGGCTACACCAACAGCGTGTACACGCTCTCCGTGGGCAGCACCACCCGCGAGGGCCGCGCGCCCTGGTACAGCGAGGCCTGCGCCTCCACGCTCACCACCACCTACAGCAGCGGCGTGGCCACCGACCCGCAGATC GTCACCACGGATCTGCACCACCGGTGCACGGACAAACACACGGGCACCTCGGCGTCGGCCCCGCTGGCCGCGGGCATGATCGCCCTGGCTCTGGAGGCCAA CCCGTTCTTGACATGGAGGGATATGCAGCACTTGGTGGTCCGTGCGTCCAGACCCGCGCAGCTCCAGGCTGAGGACTGGAGGACCAACGGCGTGGGGCGCCAAG TGAGCCACCACTATGGCTATGGGCTGCTGGATGCCAGGTTGCTGGTGGACATGGCTCGAACGTGGCTGCCCACACAGCGCCAGCAGAAGTGCGTCATTGAGATCGTACACACCCCCAC CCCCATCTTGCCGCTGACGCAAGTGAGGAGGAACGTGTCGGCGTGCGCTGGCCGAGCCAACCACATCCGCTCGCTGGAGCACGTGCAGGTGCAGCTCTCACTGTCCTACAGTCGCCGTGGGGACCTGGAGATCTCGCTCACGAGCCCCATGGGCACCCGCTCCACGCTCGTGGCCATCAG acCCTTGGACGTCAGCGGCCAAGGCTACAACAACTGGATCTTTATGTCCACCCACTTCTGGGACGAGGACCCGCGGGGCCCGTGGACGCTGGGCCTGGAAAACAAGGGCTACTACTTCAACACGG GGACGCTGTACCGCTACACGCTGCTGCTCTACGGGACGGCCGAGGACATGACGGCGCGGCCCCCGGGCCCCCAGGTGACCAGCAGCGCGTGCGTGCAGCGGGACACAGAGGGGCCGTGCCAGG AACGCCACGGCCCCGCCCACGTCCTCGGCCACCTCCGCCTCTCCTACTGCCCGCCCAGGTACCTCGGCCACACCCGGCAGGCGGTGACCGCTGGGCCTGGCCGCTCCCGCCCTGTGCGTCTGCTCGAGCCGCCGCGCCTCCTGCTACACCTGCCTCGGCCGCTCCCTGCTCCCCTGCACTGCCTGCCCCCCCGGCCTCCACGCTGGACGAGCGTCGCGGCTCCTGCTCAGGACCCGTCCCTCCCAGCGGCCTCCCCGCAGCCCGCCGCAGTCGCCCACCCCGGCCGCCACCGCGGCCGAGCCCGGGCCGTGGTACTGGCCCCGCTGGCCGTGGCCTTCGGGAGCCCCTCACTCCGCAGCGTCCTCGCTGTAGGCTGCCCACCGCTGTGTGCGGGggccccccccgccaccaccccaGGTCCAGCTGCTGGCCGGGACCTAGAGACACCTGAGTAG
- the PCSK4 gene encoding proprotein convertase subtilisin/kexin type 4 isoform X7, with protein sequence MRPAWTALWLRLALALGLALVGPLPVGWSSARVPIYVSSWAVRVSQGYREAERLARKFGFVYLGQIFPDGQYFHLRHRGVVQQSLSPHWGHRLRLKKDPKVQWFEQQTLRRRVKRSVVVPTDPWFSKQWYMNNKVRPDLNVLQVWSQGLSGRGIVISVLDDGIEKDHPDLWANYDPLASYDFNDYDPDPQPRYTPGDENRHGTRCAGEVAAIANNGFCGAGVAYNARIGGVRMLDGTITDVIEAQSLSLQPQHIHIYSASWGPEDDGRTVDGPGVLTREAFRRGVTKGRGGLGTLFVWASGNGGLHYDNCNCDGYTNSVYTLSVGSTTREGRAPWYSEACASTLTTTYSSGVATDPQIVTTDLHHRCTDKHTGTSASAPLAAGMIALALEANPFLTWRDMQHLVVRASRPAQLQAEDWRTNGVGRQVSHHYGYGLLDARLLVDMARTWLPTQRQQKCVIEIVHTPTPAEGALTARTAPSPILPLTQVRRNVSACAGRANHIRSLEHVQVQLSLSYSRRGDLEISLTSPMGTRSTLVAIRPLDVSGQGYNNWIFMSTHFWDEDPRGPWTLGLENKGYYFNTGTLYRYTLLLYGTAEDMTARPPGPQNATAPPTSSATSASPTARPGTSATPGRR encoded by the exons atGCGGCCCGCCTGGACTGCGCTCTGGCTACGCCTTGCCTTGGCTCTGGGCCTGGCCCTCGTTGGCCCCCTGCCTGTGGGGTGGTCCTCGGCCCGGGTCCCCATCTATGTCAGCAGCTGGGCCGTGCGGGTGTCCCAGGGTTACCGGGAGGCCGAGCGCCTGGCGCGCAAATTCGGCTTCGTCTacctggggcag ATCTTTCCTGACGGGCAGTACTTCCACCTGAGGCACCGGGGCGTGGTCCAGCAGTCCCTGAGCCCACACTGGGGCCATCGCCTGCGCCTGAAAAAAGACCCCAAG GTGCAGTGGTTCGAGCAGCAGACGCTGCGGCGGCGTGTCAAGCGCTCGGTGGTGGTGCCCACGGACCCCTGGTTCTCCAAGCAGTGGTACATG AACAACAAGGTGCGGCCGGACCTGAACGTCCTGCAGGTCTGGAGCCAGGGGCTGTCAGGCCGGGGCATTGTGATCTCTGTCCTGGACGATGGCATCGAGAAGGACCACCCGGACCTCTGGGCCAACTAC GACCCCCTGGCCAGCTACGACTTCAATGACTACGACCCAGACCCCCAGCCGCGATACACGCCCGGCGACGAGAACCG GCACGGGACCCGCTGTGCCGGGGAAGTGGCCGCAATCGCAAACAACGGGTTCTGTGGAGCGGGTGTCGCCTACAATGCCCGGATCGGAG GTGTGCGCATGCTGGACGGCACCATCACGGACGTCATCGAGGCCCAGTCGCTGAGCCTGCAGCCGCAGCACATCCACATCTACAGCGCCAGCTGGGGCCCCGAGGACGACGGCCGCACGGTGGATGGCCCGGGCGTCCTCACCCGCGAGGCCTTCAGGCGCGGCGTGACCAAG GGCCGCGGTGGGCTGGGCACTCTCTTCGTCTGGGCGTCGGGCAACGGCGGCCTGCACTACGACAATTGCAACTGCGACGGCTACACCAACAGCGTGTACACGCTCTCCGTGGGCAGCACCACCCGCGAGGGCCGCGCGCCCTGGTACAGCGAGGCCTGCGCCTCCACGCTCACCACCACCTACAGCAGCGGCGTGGCCACCGACCCGCAGATC GTCACCACGGATCTGCACCACCGGTGCACGGACAAACACACGGGCACCTCGGCGTCGGCCCCGCTGGCCGCGGGCATGATCGCCCTGGCTCTGGAGGCCAA CCCGTTCTTGACATGGAGGGATATGCAGCACTTGGTGGTCCGTGCGTCCAGACCCGCGCAGCTCCAGGCTGAGGACTGGAGGACCAACGGCGTGGGGCGCCAAG TGAGCCACCACTATGGCTATGGGCTGCTGGATGCCAGGTTGCTGGTGGACATGGCTCGAACGTGGCTGCCCACACAGCGCCAGCAGAAGTGCGTCATTGAGATCGTACACACCCCCAC gcccGCAGAAGGGGCGCTCACAGCCCGCACCGCCCCCAGCCCCATCTTGCCGCTGACGCAAGTGAGGAGGAACGTGTCGGCGTGCGCTGGCCGAGCCAACCACATCCGCTCGCTGGAGCACGTGCAGGTGCAGCTCTCACTGTCCTACAGTCGCCGTGGGGACCTGGAGATCTCGCTCACGAGCCCCATGGGCACCCGCTCCACGCTCGTGGCCATCAG acCCTTGGACGTCAGCGGCCAAGGCTACAACAACTGGATCTTTATGTCCACCCACTTCTGGGACGAGGACCCGCGGGGCCCGTGGACGCTGGGCCTGGAAAACAAGGGCTACTACTTCAACACGG GGACGCTGTACCGCTACACGCTGCTGCTCTACGGGACGGCCGAGGACATGACGGCGCGGCCCCCGGGCCCCCAG AACGCCACGGCCCCGCCCACGTCCTCGGCCACCTCCGCCTCTCCTACTGCCCGCCCAGGTACCTCGGCCACACCCGGCAGGCGGTGA